From a region of the Polynucleobacter corsicus genome:
- the carA gene encoding glutamine-hydrolyzing carbamoyl-phosphate synthase small subunit: MLPSFPPAVLALADGTIFPGLSIGAPGETTGEVVFNTALTGYQEIITDPSYSRQIVTLTYPHIGNVGVNGQDAESDQIHAAGLVVKDLSKRVSNFRSEEILDSYLTKAGVVGISGIDTRKLTRILRDKGAQSGAIVAGKLGDDVETLSKKALELAKAFPGMAGLDLAKVVTTKTPYQWREAEWDLHGPNGVPAYRSLDVSKPIKKVVAYDFGVKRNILRMLTERGCELTIVPAQTSAAEVLAMNPDGVFFSNGPGDPGPCDYAIAAAKEIIEKGVPTFGICLGHQIMGLAAGAKTLKMKFGHHGANHPVKDLDTGRVAITSQNHGFAVDANTLPDNIRVTHVSLFDGSLQGLAWKDKPALCFQGHPEASPGPHDIAYLFDRFVELMNAAAVSNKGGK; encoded by the coding sequence TTGCTTCCTTCTTTTCCTCCCGCCGTGTTGGCTTTAGCTGACGGCACTATATTTCCTGGTCTTAGTATTGGCGCCCCTGGCGAAACTACCGGCGAAGTTGTTTTCAATACGGCACTTACGGGCTATCAAGAGATCATCACTGATCCTAGTTACTCACGCCAAATTGTTACCTTAACTTATCCACACATCGGAAACGTTGGGGTAAACGGTCAAGACGCTGAGTCGGATCAAATTCATGCGGCTGGCTTGGTTGTGAAGGACCTGTCTAAGCGTGTCTCGAATTTCCGCTCTGAAGAAATTCTCGATAGCTACCTGACTAAGGCGGGCGTAGTCGGTATCTCTGGTATCGATACCCGCAAGCTCACCCGCATTCTGCGCGATAAAGGCGCTCAGTCAGGCGCAATCGTCGCTGGCAAGTTGGGTGATGATGTAGAGACTCTCAGTAAGAAAGCCTTAGAGCTGGCCAAAGCCTTCCCAGGTATGGCTGGTTTAGATCTGGCTAAAGTCGTGACAACAAAAACGCCATACCAGTGGCGTGAAGCCGAGTGGGATCTGCATGGCCCTAATGGAGTTCCTGCATATAGATCCTTGGATGTAAGCAAGCCAATTAAAAAAGTCGTAGCCTATGACTTTGGTGTGAAGCGTAACATCCTGCGCATGCTCACTGAGCGTGGCTGTGAGCTAACGATTGTTCCTGCGCAAACTAGCGCCGCAGAAGTGTTGGCAATGAATCCCGATGGTGTGTTCTTCTCAAATGGCCCCGGAGATCCCGGTCCTTGTGATTACGCGATTGCTGCTGCTAAAGAAATTATTGAGAAGGGTGTTCCAACTTTCGGTATTTGCTTGGGTCACCAAATTATGGGCTTGGCTGCTGGTGCTAAAACTTTGAAGATGAAGTTTGGTCACCATGGCGCAAACCACCCGGTAAAAGATTTGGATACTGGGCGCGTAGCGATTACCTCTCAGAACCATGGTTTTGCGGTGGATGCGAATACTTTGCCTGACAATATTCGCGTTACGCACGTATCTTTATTTGATGGATCACTGCAAGGTCTGGCTTGGAAAGATAAGCCGGCTTTGTGTTTCCAAGGACATCCTGAGGCCTCACCAGGCCCTCACGATATTGCCTATTTATTTGATCGTTTTGTGGAGCTCATGAATGCTGCCGCTGTTAGTAATAAGGGGGGCAAATAA
- the carB gene encoding carbamoyl-phosphate synthase large subunit has product MPKRSDIKSILIIGAGPIVIGQACEFDYSGAQACKALRDEGYKVILVNSNPATIMTDPEMADVTYIEPITWEVVERIIATENPDAILPTMGGQTALNCALDLHRHGVLEKYGCELIGASPEAIDKAEDRQKFKDAMTKIGLGSAKSGIAHSMDEAHEVQQRIQKETDSLGFPVVIRPSFTMGGSGGGIAYNREEFEEICKRGLDLSPTRELLIEESLLGWKEFEMEVVRDRADNCIIVCSIENLDPMGVHTGDSITVAPAQTLTDKEYQILRNASIAVLREIGVDTGGSNVQFSINPIDGRMIVIEMNPRVSRSSALASKATGFPIAKIAAKLAVGYTLDELKNDITGGATPASFEPSIDYVVTKIPRFAFEKFPQADSRLTTQMKSVGEVMAIGRTFQESFQKALRGLEVGVDGLDEVSTDLDDIIQEIGEPGPDRIWYLADAFRMGMGLDEVYNETKVDPWFLEQIEELITMETELKQRKLDSLSAPELRFIKQKGFSDRRLAKLLGVDASSVRAARHRLKVVPVYKRVDTCAAEFSTNTAYLYSTYEAEHGECESQPSTKDKIMVLGGGPNRIGQGIEFDYCCVHAALAMREDGYETIMVNCNPETVSTDYDTSDRLYFEPLTLEDVLEIVAIEKPKGVIVQYGGQTPLKLALDLEANGVPIIGTSPDMIDAAEDRERFQKLLHELNLRQPPNRTARAEDEALKLAEEIGYPLVVRPSYVLGGRAMEIVHDGRDLERYMREAVKVSHDSPVLLDRFLNDAIECDVDCISDGQQVFIGGVMEHIEQAGVHSGDSACSLPPYSLSDETIAEIKRQTAAMAKGLYVVGLMNVQFAIQHVDGKDVIYVLEVNPRASRTVPFVSKATGLQLAKIAARCMVGQTLKQQGILNEVKPAYYSVKEAVFPFNKFPGIDPILGPEMRSTGEVMGVGKTFGEALFKSQLGAGIKLPKSGTVLLTVKDSDKPKAVEVAKLLHQLGFPMVATKGTAAAIEEAGLPVRVVNKVKDGRPHIVDLIKNGEISLVFTTVDETRTAIADSRSIRTSAQANNVTYYTTISAARAVMDGLLASKNGNKESLEVYSLQNLHKTLN; this is encoded by the coding sequence ATGCCTAAGCGTAGCGACATTAAGAGCATCCTGATTATTGGTGCTGGTCCAATTGTGATTGGGCAAGCCTGTGAGTTTGACTATTCTGGTGCGCAAGCTTGTAAAGCGTTGCGTGATGAAGGTTACAAAGTGATTTTGGTGAACAGCAATCCTGCCACCATCATGACTGACCCTGAGATGGCGGATGTGACTTACATCGAGCCAATTACTTGGGAAGTAGTGGAGCGCATTATTGCCACTGAGAATCCCGATGCGATTTTGCCAACGATGGGCGGTCAAACTGCCTTGAACTGCGCACTCGATTTACATCGTCATGGCGTTCTCGAAAAATACGGTTGTGAATTGATTGGTGCTTCACCAGAAGCGATTGATAAAGCGGAAGACCGTCAAAAGTTTAAAGATGCGATGACCAAGATTGGTCTGGGTTCTGCGAAGTCTGGCATTGCGCACTCCATGGATGAAGCGCATGAAGTGCAGCAACGTATTCAGAAGGAGACTGATAGTTTAGGTTTCCCGGTAGTCATTCGACCTTCATTCACCATGGGTGGATCAGGCGGTGGTATCGCTTACAACCGTGAAGAGTTTGAAGAGATTTGTAAGCGCGGTTTAGATTTGTCGCCAACCCGTGAGCTCTTGATCGAAGAGTCTCTTTTAGGTTGGAAAGAGTTCGAGATGGAAGTGGTGCGTGACCGCGCTGATAACTGCATCATCGTTTGCTCAATCGAAAACTTAGACCCGATGGGCGTGCATACCGGTGATTCGATCACGGTTGCTCCTGCACAAACCTTGACGGATAAAGAGTATCAAATTCTGCGTAATGCCTCAATTGCGGTATTGCGTGAGATTGGTGTAGATACTGGTGGCTCAAACGTGCAGTTCTCCATTAACCCAATTGACGGCCGCATGATCGTCATTGAGATGAACCCCCGTGTTTCACGTTCATCTGCTTTGGCTTCTAAGGCAACTGGTTTTCCGATCGCCAAGATCGCAGCGAAGCTGGCAGTGGGGTACACCTTAGATGAGTTAAAGAATGACATCACTGGCGGCGCTACTCCGGCATCCTTTGAACCTTCAATCGATTACGTAGTCACGAAGATTCCTCGTTTTGCCTTTGAGAAATTCCCGCAAGCAGATTCTCGTTTAACTACACAGATGAAGTCCGTCGGTGAGGTGATGGCGATTGGCCGCACCTTCCAAGAGTCTTTCCAAAAAGCGCTACGTGGTTTAGAGGTTGGTGTTGATGGTCTTGATGAGGTCTCCACAGACTTAGATGACATCATTCAAGAAATTGGTGAGCCAGGTCCAGACCGTATTTGGTATTTGGCAGACGCTTTCCGTATGGGTATGGGTTTAGATGAGGTTTACAACGAGACTAAGGTGGACCCTTGGTTCTTGGAGCAAATCGAAGAACTCATCACCATGGAGACTGAGCTCAAACAGCGCAAGCTCGATAGCTTGTCAGCGCCTGAGTTGCGCTTCATTAAGCAAAAAGGTTTCTCAGATCGTCGCTTAGCGAAATTGCTTGGAGTAGATGCCTCTTCCGTTCGCGCAGCACGTCATCGTCTCAAAGTAGTGCCAGTCTACAAGCGGGTAGATACCTGCGCTGCAGAGTTCTCTACGAACACTGCGTATCTGTACTCCACCTACGAAGCAGAGCATGGTGAGTGTGAATCTCAGCCAAGCACTAAAGACAAGATCATGGTTTTGGGCGGCGGTCCAAACCGTATCGGTCAAGGTATTGAGTTTGACTACTGCTGCGTTCACGCAGCTTTGGCAATGCGCGAAGATGGTTATGAAACCATCATGGTGAACTGCAACCCAGAAACCGTTTCTACTGATTACGATACTTCTGACCGCTTGTACTTTGAGCCATTGACACTAGAAGATGTTTTAGAAATCGTCGCTATTGAAAAGCCAAAAGGCGTGATCGTTCAGTATGGCGGCCAGACTCCCTTGAAGTTGGCTTTGGATCTCGAGGCTAATGGCGTACCAATCATCGGTACATCACCAGACATGATTGATGCTGCAGAAGACCGTGAGCGCTTTCAGAAGTTATTGCATGAGTTGAATTTGCGTCAGCCGCCGAATCGTACTGCTCGTGCGGAAGATGAGGCTCTGAAGCTTGCCGAAGAAATTGGTTACCCATTGGTGGTGCGTCCTTCCTACGTACTAGGTGGCCGCGCAATGGAAATCGTTCATGATGGCCGTGATCTTGAGCGCTACATGCGTGAAGCGGTCAAAGTGTCCCATGACTCACCAGTATTACTAGATCGCTTCTTGAACGATGCGATTGAGTGTGATGTGGACTGCATCAGTGACGGTCAGCAGGTATTTATCGGTGGTGTGATGGAGCATATTGAGCAAGCCGGTGTTCACTCAGGTGACTCTGCCTGTTCATTGCCGCCATATTCTTTATCAGATGAGACCATTGCAGAAATCAAACGTCAAACTGCGGCGATGGCTAAAGGCCTTTACGTGGTTGGTTTGATGAACGTACAGTTTGCGATTCAGCACGTCGATGGTAAAGATGTCATCTATGTGCTCGAAGTAAACCCGCGCGCTTCTCGTACCGTTCCGTTCGTATCTAAAGCCACTGGTTTGCAGTTGGCCAAGATTGCAGCTCGCTGCATGGTGGGTCAAACTCTGAAACAGCAGGGCATTCTGAATGAAGTCAAGCCAGCTTACTACTCAGTAAAAGAAGCTGTGTTCCCTTTCAATAAGTTTCCTGGCATTGATCCGATCCTAGGGCCAGAGATGCGCTCTACAGGTGAGGTTATGGGTGTTGGTAAGACTTTCGGTGAAGCCCTCTTCAAATCCCAATTAGGAGCAGGAATCAAACTGCCTAAGAGTGGCACTGTGTTGTTAACCGTCAAAGATAGCGATAAGCCTAAAGCAGTTGAAGTAGCTAAGCTTTTGCATCAACTGGGATTCCCCATGGTTGCTACTAAAGGCACAGCCGCAGCGATTGAGGAGGCTGGTTTACCAGTACGCGTAGTGAATAAGGTTAAGGATGGTCGCCCACACATTGTTGACTTGATCAAGAATGGTGAGATCTCCCTGGTGTTTACTACGGTTGATGAGACTCGTACTGCAATTGCAGATTCACGCTCCATTCGCACTAGTGCTCAAGCTAATAATGTGACTTACTACACCACCATTAGTGCGGCACGTGCGGTGATGGACGGTTTATTGGCTTCGAAAAATGGCAACAAAGAGTCGCTTGAGGTGTATTCATTGCAAAATCTACACAAGACTCTCAATTAA
- the greA gene encoding transcription elongation factor GreA → MSTIPITKHGAELLKEELHRLKHVERPSVINAISEARAQGDLSENAEYDAAKEKQGFIEGRIQELEGKLSAAQIIDPATLDVNGRIVFGATVDLEDLEDGTKLTYQIVGDDEADIEFNKISISSPIARALISKEKGDVVSVQAPGGNREVEILAVRYI, encoded by the coding sequence ATGAGCACAATCCCAATTACCAAGCATGGCGCAGAACTCCTCAAAGAAGAGTTACATCGCTTAAAGCATGTAGAGCGTCCATCCGTGATTAATGCCATTTCTGAGGCGCGTGCACAGGGCGATCTTTCTGAGAATGCAGAGTACGACGCTGCTAAAGAGAAGCAGGGCTTTATTGAGGGTCGCATTCAGGAGCTTGAGGGAAAGTTATCTGCAGCGCAAATCATTGATCCGGCTACCTTGGATGTGAACGGTCGTATCGTATTCGGTGCAACCGTTGATCTTGAAGACCTAGAAGATGGCACTAAGCTCACATATCAGATCGTGGGTGACGATGAAGCCGATATTGAATTTAATAAGATCTCCATTAGCTCACCGATAGCCCGTGCTTTGATCAGCAAAGAAAAGGGTGATGTCGTCTCAGTTCAGGCCCCTGGCGGTAATCGCGAAGTAGAAATTCTTGCGGTTCGTTACATCTAA
- a CDS encoding DUF4149 domain-containing protein — protein MQSVETPKHLVAQRLFIVIAGLWVGSLLTVGYLVAPAIFSTMTDRQAAGMVAGSIFKLEAYLGMIVCIGLMVLANLLVKRGLNQFKLIRWILLAMLLCAIAASFILIPWMNSLRDDALLQGMPVMLSPSATVFGRLHGVSSILFMLQSLLGIFLVWRLTKR, from the coding sequence ATGCAGAGTGTGGAGACTCCAAAGCACCTAGTGGCTCAAAGACTCTTTATTGTGATTGCGGGTTTATGGGTAGGTAGCCTACTCACTGTAGGCTACTTAGTCGCCCCAGCTATCTTCAGCACAATGACTGATCGTCAAGCTGCCGGAATGGTTGCTGGCAGCATCTTTAAATTAGAGGCTTATCTTGGTATGATTGTGTGCATTGGCCTGATGGTTCTGGCCAATCTCCTGGTGAAGCGCGGCCTCAATCAATTTAAGCTCATTCGCTGGATCTTGTTGGCAATGTTACTGTGCGCAATCGCAGCTAGCTTTATCTTGATTCCCTGGATGAATAGCTTGCGAGATGATGCTCTCCTTCAAGGCATGCCAGTCATGCTTTCTCCTTCAGCCACTGTGTTCGGAAGGTTGCATGGCGTCTCCAGCATTCTATTTATGCTGCAGAGTCTTTTGGGAATCTTTTTAGTTTGGCGACTCACTAAGAGGTAA
- a CDS encoding YhbY family RNA-binding protein yields MSMTALTITPAQRKSLKADAHGLSPVVMIGGDGLTPAVIKEAKSAISHHGLIKVRVFGDDREARIAIYEELCDKLGAAPVQHIGKLLVLWKPIDVVDAALVNLSRSSKQTKKTLQAPRTKRQPNRVEAKAGVRTSISERSDRRSAASKSPFERVAAAKSAAAPKKRVLRADAAESKIGWSSPGYRKAVAAPAPIKKRKVRMSSTKKKSLGS; encoded by the coding sequence ATGTCCATGACTGCACTTACTATTACCCCCGCACAACGTAAATCCCTTAAAGCCGACGCTCATGGCCTCAGCCCAGTCGTCATGATTGGTGGCGATGGCCTGACCCCTGCCGTGATTAAAGAGGCTAAATCAGCCATCTCTCATCACGGCTTGATTAAAGTTCGTGTTTTTGGCGATGATCGTGAAGCACGCATCGCTATCTATGAAGAGCTCTGCGATAAACTCGGTGCCGCACCCGTTCAGCACATTGGAAAATTATTGGTGCTTTGGAAGCCGATTGATGTTGTCGATGCAGCACTCGTTAATTTGAGCAGATCTAGCAAACAAACCAAGAAAACATTACAAGCGCCTCGTACTAAGCGCCAACCAAATCGCGTAGAAGCGAAGGCCGGTGTTCGCACTAGTATTTCTGAGAGATCAGATCGACGCTCAGCAGCGAGCAAATCCCCCTTTGAGAGAGTGGCTGCTGCCAAAAGCGCTGCCGCCCCTAAGAAACGGGTTCTACGCGCTGATGCAGCAGAATCAAAAATTGGTTGGTCGTCACCAGGTTACCGCAAGGCAGTTGCGGCACCTGCACCAATAAAGAAACGCAAAGTACGCATGAGTAGCACCAAGAAGAAATCACTGGGCTCTTAA
- a CDS encoding RlmE family RNA methyltransferase, whose amino-acid sequence MAKNKFNKSWLQDHLNDPYVKMAQKEGYRARAVYKLSEIDEQDRLIKAGMTIVDLGSAPGSWSQYARNRLTELGKNNPNIESGKPDGIIIAIDILPMEDIADVSFIQGDFRDDEGLKALEALLPANADGKVDFVMSDMAPNLSGVGVADAARMAFLAEIALDFSVQHLKPDGALLIKCFNGSGYSQIVESFKKVFKTVASRKPKASRAKSSEIFLLGRDLKVPK is encoded by the coding sequence GTGGCAAAGAATAAATTTAATAAAAGTTGGTTACAGGATCACCTCAATGATCCGTATGTGAAGATGGCCCAAAAAGAGGGTTATCGCGCGCGAGCAGTCTATAAGCTGAGCGAAATAGATGAGCAGGACCGACTCATCAAAGCAGGTATGACGATTGTGGATCTTGGGAGTGCTCCTGGGAGTTGGTCTCAGTACGCTCGAAATCGTCTGACCGAGCTCGGTAAAAATAATCCCAATATTGAATCTGGTAAGCCTGATGGAATCATTATTGCGATCGATATTCTGCCGATGGAGGATATTGCGGACGTCTCCTTTATTCAGGGGGATTTTCGTGACGATGAGGGTTTAAAGGCGCTAGAGGCGCTTTTACCGGCAAATGCGGATGGAAAAGTCGACTTTGTGATGTCCGATATGGCCCCCAATTTATCCGGAGTAGGGGTGGCAGATGCGGCTCGAATGGCCTTTTTGGCAGAAATTGCCTTGGATTTTTCGGTTCAACACCTCAAGCCTGACGGGGCTCTATTAATTAAGTGCTTTAACGGCAGTGGCTATAGTCAGATCGTGGAATCCTTTAAAAAGGTCTTTAAAACAGTAGCTTCCAGAAAGCCAAAAGCCTCTCGAGCCAAGTCTTCAGAAATCTTTTTACTCGGCCGAGACCTCAAAGTTCCCAAATAA
- the ftsH gene encoding ATP-dependent zinc metalloprotease FtsH, translating to MNSNMLQKIGVWLIVGLVLFTVFKQFDKPKDQNQVTYSQFMDDAKAGKVKRVDVQGRTLQVTPNDGNKYSIISPGDIWMVGDLMKFGVQVTGKADDEPNMLVSALYYLGPTLLIIGFWFFMMRQMQGGGKGGAFSFGKSKARLIDENSNTVTFADVAGCDEAKEEVFEIVDFLKDPQKFQKLGGRIPHGVLLVGPPGTGKTLLARAIAGEAKVPFFSISGSDFVEMFVGVGASRVRDMFENAKKNSPCIIFIDEIDAVGRHRGAGMGGGNDEREQTLNQMLVEMDGFESNSGVIVVAATNRSDVLDKALLRPGRFDRQVHVGLPDIRGREQILQVHMRKVPIDPDVDAAVLARGTPGFSGADLANLVNESALFAARRNKRAVDMKDFEDAKDKIYMGPERKSAVMREEERRNTAYHESGHAVVAKVLPKADPVHKVTIMPRGMALGVTWQLPEFDRVNLYKDRMLEELAILFGGRAAEEVFLNSMSTGASNDFERATKMARDMVTRYGMSDSLGTMVYVDTESESIFGRNSSKTVSELTQQKVDAEIRALVDSQYALARSILEQNRDKVEAMVTALLEWETIDAEQITDIMEGRPPRAPKPPPATQFGNSAGTPGPAAGAAPATA from the coding sequence TTGAATAGCAATATGTTGCAAAAAATCGGTGTGTGGCTCATCGTGGGTTTGGTCTTGTTTACTGTTTTTAAACAGTTCGACAAGCCTAAAGACCAGAACCAAGTCACGTATTCTCAATTCATGGACGATGCCAAAGCTGGCAAAGTTAAGCGAGTGGATGTGCAAGGTCGCACCTTGCAAGTAACTCCAAACGACGGCAATAAATATTCCATCATCTCCCCAGGGGATATTTGGATGGTTGGCGACTTGATGAAGTTTGGTGTCCAGGTGACTGGTAAAGCAGATGACGAACCAAATATGTTGGTTTCTGCTTTGTATTACCTCGGCCCCACTTTATTGATTATTGGTTTTTGGTTTTTCATGATGCGTCAGATGCAAGGCGGCGGTAAGGGTGGTGCATTCTCCTTCGGCAAATCTAAAGCGCGCTTGATTGATGAGAATAGCAATACTGTTACTTTTGCTGATGTTGCTGGTTGCGATGAAGCAAAAGAAGAAGTATTCGAGATTGTGGACTTCCTCAAGGATCCGCAAAAGTTTCAAAAGCTTGGTGGTCGCATTCCGCATGGCGTATTACTAGTGGGTCCTCCAGGTACTGGTAAGACCTTGTTGGCGCGTGCGATTGCAGGCGAAGCAAAAGTTCCATTCTTCTCCATCTCTGGTTCCGACTTCGTAGAGATGTTCGTTGGTGTTGGTGCCTCACGCGTGCGTGACATGTTTGAGAACGCCAAGAAAAATTCTCCTTGCATCATCTTCATTGATGAGATCGATGCGGTAGGTCGTCATCGTGGTGCTGGTATGGGTGGCGGTAATGATGAGCGTGAACAAACCCTCAACCAAATGTTAGTTGAGATGGATGGTTTTGAAAGCAATAGCGGCGTCATCGTGGTTGCTGCTACTAACCGTTCCGATGTATTGGATAAGGCCCTGTTGCGTCCAGGACGTTTTGATCGTCAGGTACACGTTGGCTTGCCAGACATCCGTGGTCGTGAGCAAATCTTGCAAGTGCATATGCGCAAAGTACCGATTGATCCAGATGTGGATGCAGCGGTATTGGCACGTGGCACCCCTGGTTTCTCAGGCGCAGATTTAGCAAACTTAGTCAATGAGTCTGCATTATTTGCAGCACGTCGCAATAAGCGTGCCGTAGATATGAAGGACTTTGAGGACGCAAAAGACAAGATCTATATGGGTCCTGAGCGCAAGTCTGCAGTGATGCGTGAAGAAGAGCGTCGTAACACGGCATATCACGAGTCTGGACATGCTGTTGTTGCTAAGGTCTTGCCTAAGGCAGATCCAGTGCATAAGGTCACCATCATGCCGCGCGGCATGGCTTTGGGTGTGACATGGCAGCTGCCTGAGTTTGATCGTGTGAACTTGTACAAAGATCGCATGTTGGAAGAGTTGGCTATTTTGTTTGGCGGCCGCGCTGCTGAAGAAGTATTCTTAAACTCCATGAGTACAGGTGCATCAAATGACTTTGAGCGTGCTACCAAAATGGCGCGTGATATGGTCACCCGTTATGGCATGAGTGATAGCTTGGGTACGATGGTCTATGTCGATACCGAGTCTGAAAGTATTTTTGGGCGTAATAGCTCGAAGACAGTTTCAGAGTTAACTCAGCAAAAGGTGGATGCAGAGATTCGTGCATTGGTGGATAGCCAATACGCATTGGCAAGATCGATCCTTGAGCAAAACCGTGACAAGGTTGAAGCGATGGTGACTGCTTTGCTTGAATGGGAAACCATTGATGCTGAGCAGATTACTGACATCATGGAAGGTCGCCCACCGCGCGCTCCGAAGCCACCACCAGCAACCCAGTTTGGTAACTCTGCTGGTACGCCGGGTCCTGCTGCCGGGGCCGCTCCAGCTACTGCTTAG
- the folP gene encoding dihydropteroate synthase, which produces MSKQTLPATWCCGRFLFDFSKRQRPLVMGILNATPDSFSDGGKFRTPSDAIAQAERMIANGADLIDIGGESTRPGAEPVSLQEELDRVLPVIEALKDCGVALSIDTYKAETMRQALHAGVDCVNDIWALRQEGAIEAIIESDQLNPNKQCGLILMHMQRDPQTMQFDPEYQDVIAEVKQFLQERAQLLQEKGVAQNRIAIDPGFGFGKSLEHNLKMLADFDQFSQLGYSVLAGMSRKSMLGKLTGRDTNDRVAPSVAAAILAADRGARIIRVHDVQETVDSLKLWEAIQE; this is translated from the coding sequence GTGAGTAAGCAAACTCTGCCCGCAACATGGTGTTGCGGGCGTTTTCTTTTTGACTTTAGCAAACGTCAGCGCCCACTGGTTATGGGTATTCTGAATGCCACGCCAGATTCCTTCTCTGATGGTGGCAAGTTCAGAACTCCCAGTGATGCCATTGCTCAAGCAGAGCGCATGATCGCCAACGGTGCAGACCTTATTGATATCGGCGGTGAGTCCACTCGCCCAGGTGCCGAGCCAGTCTCTTTGCAAGAAGAATTAGATCGCGTCTTGCCAGTGATAGAAGCTTTAAAAGATTGCGGCGTCGCCTTATCAATTGATACCTATAAAGCCGAGACCATGCGCCAGGCGCTTCATGCTGGAGTTGATTGTGTCAATGATATCTGGGCATTGCGACAAGAGGGTGCGATAGAGGCAATCATCGAGAGCGATCAGCTCAATCCAAACAAGCAGTGCGGTCTTATCCTCATGCACATGCAGCGCGATCCGCAGACTATGCAATTTGATCCTGAATATCAAGACGTCATCGCAGAAGTAAAACAGTTTTTACAAGAGCGCGCACAGTTACTGCAAGAGAAGGGCGTCGCTCAAAACCGCATTGCCATTGACCCCGGTTTTGGCTTCGGTAAAAGCCTAGAGCACAACCTAAAGATGTTGGCCGATTTTGATCAATTCTCGCAATTGGGTTACTCGGTACTGGCGGGAATGTCTCGTAAATCCATGCTGGGTAAATTAACGGGTCGTGATACCAATGACCGGGTAGCGCCTAGTGTGGCAGCCGCCATTCTGGCTGCCGATCGAGGAGCTCGTATCATCCGCGTCCATGACGTTCAGGAGACAGTCGACTCCTTGAAGCTCTGGGAAGCTATTCAGGAATAA